The genomic window tttccttgttcactcctctcgggagcataggacctcgacaagactcttctatcgtacacggttctgtactgctgtttttgcaccgtccgatgagatgtcggcatctgctagttcgcgcagcatcgaccttcgttttttggtcgacctctgctcccttacgggttccagtccagtgccattcgcgtgatgctatctggaGGTTTTCTAAGCAAGTGACCTAACCAtcaccactttctgcgtttgatttgcccaTCCTtaactacagtcatactgattaataatttttttggtttttgtgtttcagataaataaggaagagccaaaatggacaacacaatttttttggtttttgtgtttcagataactaaggaagagccaaaatggacaacaccgtccaggtcaaATTTCGGGAGGGTCACtgtcagcgccatttttaaaataatttttttttatttttgtatatcaaagaagttaaataaaaagcctaaaaaatttaaatatcgtttttaatttttttattgtaaaaaaaaaattcctgaaaataccctaaattttcgagctctcgaccaccgggaccccttaatctAATATTTAAAGTTTGCATGCAATTTGTGTAATCTTGTATTCAGTTCAATGCCATACTTTTCACGAATTTGTGTTCACAAATACGAAAATTCAGTCCAGATAAATGCACCAGGGTATTCAGTAAAAATATACTCCCAATGCATGGCGGTGTTAATTCCCCCGCAAAAGCCTCTATTATATTGCATTACAACAAAGAAAGTGTGCCATTAGCAATTGAAACTGTCTTTCCTTTTCGGCCTTGAAGCGACAACATGAGTTTCATATTCTTAAAATTTGTGGGTGTAATTTTAAAAACCATAAGTTGCACGTAGTACGTAAACAATTATCTTGCCATGATgcatcattttttttcaatgagtaAACAACAAATGCAACTTCGGCTACTTTTAATCGATTTTAATTATTACTTCGGAAACAAAACAAGTGCATGCGATTAGTAGTATTTTTTATAGTGCTGGGTAATATATTTATACTACAGGTGCAAGTTCTCTTAGCCTAGACCAGGCGTCGGCAACCTGCGGCTCATGAGTCACATGCGGTTTTGCGGTTGATGTGAAGCAGCGGCTCTTTAGTTCCAtacgcaaattttatttattttatcaaaaaaaaaacaaaatttaaaatctttctGAATCGATTGACAAGGATTAAGCACCGATTCTATCTCTCAGCCACTTGTATTCGCTGACTCAGAAAAATCGGCACTGCAGTTGCTACAAAACAATATGTTAGTTTGATATTGCacgagcatttgactatgagaaactctgttcaaagtgggtgccgagCAATGTTTGGCCATGTTTAAACGTAATAATCCCAAATTTTTGCGTCGATACGTCGTCACTACACTCCggaatcaaaacgatcgtcATCTAAGTGGACAGCAACGGGTGCACTTCGTCCAAAACGTCCAAAGGCACAACAATCGGCTGGAAAGTTTATGGCCTCGGTATTTTGGAATGTGCGTGGtgtaatattcatcgactatcttgAGAAGGGCGATACCATCAGCAGTGAACATTATAAAGCGTTATTGGAGCGTTTGAAGGCCGAAAGGCTGTTTcctcaagacaacgcaccgtgtcacaagtcaaccaaaacaatagcaaaactacataaattgaactttgaattgctcccacatccccATATTCGCCAGATtcggctcccagcgactactggctgttagCTGACTTAAAAAAATACTCGTTGGCGAAGAGGTTGTCGCTGAAATGGAggtctattttgaggcaaaagataaattgttttgaaaaacttcTACAGCGttattcttgatggaaattacgttgatgaataaagctaattttgaacaaaaaaagtattttctttgttagacccgggacttttcagcccacgcCTTCAAtgttttattcttttaatttttttaatttaaataataagtaATTATCTAATAATGCCATAtatgaattatataattttttgtgaaaaacactACTTATACTATAtaagtaaatgaataaatagattagttttttttggtggaaaaactttatttatgcgAGTACTACTTATTGTTGGCAAGAATGTTGTggttctttaaaaattttgaaattttgtaaattttaatttttactcttcCGACTTAAAAGTTTGCCGACCGCTGGCCTAGACCATATTTATGTaggtattttaaatatatttcttcttttataaatttttctcattttttctggTCTCCGAATAAAAGGAgagaatttttagtttattaactAATTCTTCATTGAACTTGGCGTCAATAGTGTACAATTCCTTTTCCGATTCGGACTACTAATCTACATAAACGTGACATCTCAAGCGTCCGCCGTTCATATAGTCAAGATTTCCAGCTGGGTAATTGAAGTGGGTAATTGTAGATTTTCtattatgtaaatgaaattcttCAAAAGTTTACAACAaactttacaaccaaaacaAATGCTCTAATGACTTAATTATGTCTATTGATATGCAtgccacacatgcatatataaataaacataattcagcacacatacatgcacgcatTCTCTTCTGAAATCCTGTGCAATTGCGTGTGTATAAAAATTGTGTACGCCTTATCTCTGCCAACCATTGGAATTTCTAACGTTTTATAGGAAACACCGAAATGTTGTATCGCCCGCGACTATCGAATGGCAAGTACATTTCACTCTCTTGGCCGATAACTGCCTATCGCTTGTTGAACAATATTTGTTGGCCACTTCGTGATGACGCAAGTCTGCTGGAATGGCTATTCGACCGCTTCTGTTGGGTGCTGTGCTTCATCATATTCATACAACACAACGATGCTGAGCTGCGTTACAtgattgttaataaaaataatttggatCTAATGCTAATATGTGGGCCGACTTATCTGATTTTGATTGAGATACATATTCGTGCGTTTCAGCTGGGCTTAAATAAGGAAGGATTCAAGCGTTTCCTACAAAGATTTTATGCCGAAATCTACATAGACAAGTGGGTAAAAATCTACATGTGTCATAagtattgtattatataatgtatgtaTGAAGAATGTATAGAACAGTGCGTTTCATAAGTATAGCACAGAGCACTCAGTGGCCAGTTTTGGGAATTTATTTGtgtcttatttcattttaataacttttgttcggaaatattttatttttgtgggcTAAAGATCGCGTtgattattaaaatgtttttttttctgcggttttgtgcattttctttcTTATAACAAAAGCtcaaaatttctttatattaaGGAAACACTGgcagcaagaaaaaaataattgtcaaaagttaatgcgatttttgagccacttgaaatttgcactttattatgcaAAATTACATGGACTGCATTAtcgaatttcttttttgaaaattctgagattttaatgaaaatttgttgaatttttttagtttgcagaatgtttgaaactttgatttatttggttttaataGTAGAATAAACTATCATCATCATACGCTTCACAGTTTTTGGCAGACCATAGTTTCCGCAGCTACATTCCTCTCTTTAActcatgggctgaaaagttccgggcctaacaaaagaaacatgttttttttgttctaaattagCTTTACTCATCAACGTAATTCCCATCAAGGATAACGCAATAGATCCAGCGTCactttaacatttcaataccacttttgtatcatagaacgatttatcttttgcttcAAAATATACCTCCGTTTCAGCGATAAGCTCTTCGCCACCGAGAATTTTTTTAGGTCAGCGAACACTCAGTAGTCGCTGAGAGCCGAATCTGGCGAATATGGTGAATGTGGAAGCAATTTGGGgatcaattcatgtagttttgatTTTCTTGTGAAACGGTGCGTTGTCTTAATGAAACAGAATCTTCTTCTCTGCCATATGGGGACATTTCTTAGCAATTTCGGTCTTCAAACGCTCCAATAACGGTTTATAATATTCACTGCTGATGGTATTGCCCTTCtcaagatatatacatatatatatataattggcgcatacaccctttttgtgtgtttggccgagctcttcctcctatttgtggtgtgcgtcttgatgttattccacaaatggagggacctacagtttcaagccgactccgaacggcaaatatttttatgaggttttattttcatagcagaaatactctcggaggtttgccattgcctgccgaggggcaaccgctattagaaaaaattatttcacctacgttttctctgtgaattccgaatggtagtcacgcaccaacccattcggctacgacggccgccgactcaagatagtcgatgaatattacaCCACGCACATTCCAAAATACCGAGGACATAACCTTTCCATCCGATTGTTGTGCATTTGGACGCTTTGGACGAGGTTCACCAGTTGCTGTCCACTCAGATgacgatcgttttgattccGGAGTGAAGTGATGGATCCCTGTTTCATCTATTGTTCCATAGCGACGCAAAAATTCCGGCCGAAATGTTTAAATATGGCCAACACTGCTTGgcacgttcttgtttttgagcaaacgcggcacccactttgaacagagctttctcatagtcaaatgcttatgcaatatacagccaacacatttttttgatatctttcCGATATGAGTTAACTCACACAACTTCACTTTTCCATCATTCAAagcgattttgtggattttcctGATATTTGATATACagccactgcgttgtgcatcattggtgtctctacgactacgtttgaagtcagtaaaccatcgttttattgttgtttctaatGGAGCGAAGTTCCCAAAATACTGTGCAATGGCTTCCTTTGCTTCAACGGtactttttcccatcaagaagcagtataaaactgaaaaacgaaattctttttgatcaacTCtctagaaaataacaaaagtagcgtcggTCTtaacacaataactcacgaactaatgaatagaatatcatgaaattttaacagctgcctttttaagtttagtactaactgaaaaagaggttaaTGCAATAAAGCTAGTGCCATCTTTGAGTGTCATCaaggtcttttgtgccctctactcatcacagtacctcaacCAGACCCAgctcccttattaaactcaggatagagctgggttggattgagccTATGTAAACCTCCCCTGGCTGCAATTGGCCAAGATGTCTCATCCTTCTCCGTGttatagcgctgcattccagAAGAAGGTACATTGGAGTCTCGTGAGATTGGTCACAGAAGCGACAAGAGTCCGTAGACCAAATctcgatcatgtgcagatgacttctAAGTCTGCAGCGGCCTGCGAGAGTGCCCGTGAGCATCCTCAGTTTATCTTTGGGATTAGAACTCACATGACGATAGAGCCATGagtgccgcttgactgtcactcagaatggcaattcgctcatttTTGACATTTCGAAAGATACTTGGAAAACTTTCCTTTGGCACAGAGCGCTTTGTTCAGGGGTCGTAAATTCCAGCGCCTATGCCTTCTGgggtcttcgagccatctgtgtaccagtgcAGGGTACAATCCAGGAGTTTTTCAAATGCAGGTCGACTAAAGTTTAGCTTATTATTCAGTTCAATTTTGaacttcttttcaaatttgatcACCTTAGTGATATCGTCTCTAAGTAGCTGAGTAAGTGGAAGTGggattaaaatcaataaatgtcTATGCTATAGTTATGAAACGCACTGTATATGCAATATGCACTGCTGTCATTGCCGCGCTGATACTCGTTTTGCCGTTCATGTTTTGTCTTTGACAGGCCTACTCATCCCAAACACTATGCGAAAATACAGCAACGTTTGCGTCCCATCTGGTTTTATTCCGCTTTATATTTTAGCACTTTGTTTTCCTATGTTATCATAccgttaacaaatttttttaatgataccAAGGCGCCACTTTACAAAATGTATTATCCTTTCGACATCACACCCTATCCCATATATATCGTCGTTATACTTTCGAATATTTGGGTTGGCTACACTGTGATCTCAATGATTGCTGGTGAGGATAATATAATCTCCGAAGTGCTGCTACATTTAAATGGGCGTTTCGTGTTGTTACAACAAAAATTGCAAGAAGATACAGAGCGTTTGCTGCACGAGGCGGACGGTAAAAATATTGCCGACGAGCTTAGTCGCCATATTGTTGAGGCTACGCGCGAGAATGTGCGCTTGTATAAATTCTGTGAAGATTTGGAGCGTGAATTCTCATTTCGTATTTTCATCAGTTTATCCTTTAGTGCTGCGCTGTTATGTGTGTTGGGCTTCAAGGTGTTTACGGTGGGTGGTAAAAAAAAGTTCACGAACCGTGTAAAATACTCGTATTTCATTTTTCGTTTATTAAATTTAGAATCCAATGGACAGTTTTGGTTTCATATTTTGGATCTGtgcaaaaatattggaaatgttATTGATTGGCCAGTTGGGTTCAACGTTGATTGCCACGGTAAGTTATACTGTGAATTGAGATTTTAACTAAATCGTTTAGGAATCCCGCATTCCATCAGACTAACCAAATAAGCTCAGCTTTTTACGAATCCAATTGGGAGCGGGTCATACAAAAGTCCACCGATTCGTATGCAAATGTGCGTCTCATGAAGTTGCTGCTTCTGGCAATTGGCACCAGCCAGAAACCATTTGTTTTGActggtttcaaatattttagtgtTTCTTTGACGGCTGTATTGAAGGTAAGTAATGTGAGTGGTTTAAGAAGTTATGTTCATTTACAaaagctttaaatttatttctttgcagATATTACAAGGAGCTGGTTCATATTTCACGTTTTTGACTTCAATGCGTTAAGAaatattgttataaaaatattatattcacCCTACCGAATTTGTAAAAGTAATACTAAGCACATTCACACGTATTTTTAGAAGTAAAGAGCCTTTCAACAGTGACGCCTGGatgttgaaatttgaataggtcgagccaaggagcaccaagagatttggtggctcctaaaacactcaggctaaaaagctaaTTGTACTTAGAGATGTGGAAAGAGggcagatagtcaaggagggcaGGACAAAACTATCAGAGAAAGACATAAGAAAGAATAGAGGCAGATataaaggtagttagtcctgtgagaatttttcagattctttggcaaatctgtaaatatcctccagttttagaaaatgaatattactcattctcacaacATCGGAgctcaaaactcgtagccttgctctagcaaaggtagGTCACtcgcagagaaagtgctcagagcTATgcacctcctccaagcaagataGGCACATTGGatactcaatgattccaatggtggccctgtgctgaccccatgggttgtgtcctctAATAATaatgaccatcaaccgaacgtctttccttccatgttttagtagaaagtttgacagttttctgttcggacttggcACAAAACACTTTGTAGTTCTGCAACGTTCTAGATCGTACCATtactctttatgtaaattgcatacataatcgctgatccaattcatgattccacttattggctctggcccttgtgggggaaccgctgatccacggttggccaattcatcggcaatttcgtttccttgaacaccggagtgttctggaacccatataagaacacgcctgttctgtcttgcgacagaattaagcttcttcttacattcttgcaCAATCTCTGAGGTGTTCTGgtgttctccagggccttcagtgcagcctgactgtcactgaaaactccaatctgtttcctgcTCCATtccctctcgattatccattcagctactttcaggatggcaaaaatgtccatttggaaaacagttgccatttctcccatagcatagtgatacttattactatcgtttgagtaccatccggctccagacatTATTGCATTCTTGGGCCCaacggtaaagaaaatatccgtcaaacctccctgaatgcagtCTGGATTGCtgcattgctcacgcaatggaaatctgacatcaaatttccttccgaatgaaactgtgggtatcaggccatctttaggtgccaacaACAGtagatactgctcagatagcaactgaaagatttctctgtgtcccaaaGTTCCGTCTtcatgccagaaaccatatttatggagtctacacattgcttttattgcttcctgttgtatcttaagatccaagggcagcaaatcaagcatatcaTTTAGGGCATCGCCacaggttgtactcatggcacctgtcatgcataaacatacgcttctttgcagcctgtatagagtccggagtgtggacttaaccatgcttcGTCACCACCAGACtacagaggcgtaagtgatgattggtctgataaatgctgtgtatatccataggagcACAgtaggtttcagaccccagatttaccaaaggctctgcggcattgctgaaaaattcttaatgcgcgattcaccttcaatgaaacgtgtgtctcccaagttagcttcttatccaagattactcctaaatatttcactttatcgGAAAGatcaagtgtcacacctttcagtgttggaaaactaagcccattcaatttccgttttctcataaacaagactatggtggtTAGTATCGAATTGGGTTGGGCattttgcactaccactaaATTGTGCTACCACTAATTTTTTAGTGTTAATTAAAATAAGGGTTTAATTTTCGCTAGAACTTCAACTTTTCAGCGTTTAACTATCCGTTTATTCCATTAATTATTTAGTTCACTATGCCCAACCGCGGTAGTGAATCATTTCTAGACGGCACGATTTTTTATGTCATGACagatgtaaaattttatatgattattattttattagtcgatctttaagaacaacatatcgcaaaattcgtgattgtTTTTGGAGGAAATAagcgtccgaatgagtcgacaattcaaagaactggaaaaaattcaagaaattggtTCTTCGacagaggatagaaaaaggactggcagaccaaaaactggatgtTCTTTggcgaatattgctgctgtagcctaAAGTGTTGCTGAGCAACCTTCAACACAGATGGCTCGACGTTCTcgacaattaggcattcataaatCGACTGTTTGGTGGATTCTACCTGTAGACTTGCCCATggcggacatttaaatgatgtaatttttcacacataATTTCCAAGAGTCGTTTTTTAAATGTAGGGAAACCTGAAAGaacctaaatttttacatgttttaaagTAACATTTAGGCACGTCTTTGAAAGACTCTTTATTTCTATtatatgcaaggtggcgcaaaagtaatcaccctatcagaagatttatagTTTTAGCAAATGgcttcgtacgtcaatcatatttgacgcttGTGGACTAAACAAACGGCAGTATACAAAGACAAACTACAAGTGCGTCACAAAAagctcataaattaaataaattttctgtacTGTTAAATGTAGAGATGTAAATATTAATGAACGCATTAAAGTACGTAAACGGGCCGACATTTTGAAGGTAAGGTTTACATGACACCATAACGAGTGCTTGCGAACACGATTACTTGCCTCAGTTAAGACTATAAAAGGATTTTTCAGGCTATACAAGTAAGTCATTGCAGCTACTTAGTAAGCTCGTGGGGCCCCTCAAAGTCGATTATCCAACGATTGGCCTCGAAATTCAAGACGACCCAATGCGAATCTTTGAAAGGTAGTACAGAAAATTTCCGTTCTAAAGCTATCTAACTGACGAATAAAGCGGAGTAGAGGCTTTGGAGTTGAAGATCACAAATTATtctcatatatttttcaaaagtctCAAACGCGTAACTAATTCACGCACGGAAAGCGTTTTAATGACTCATAATACTAAATGCTATCTGCCGATCACCCCAAGTCTTTGAACTTTTAGGTGCTTGAGTTACCTACGCTTACGCTTGGAAAGTCAGTTGATAAGCCTAGGATCTATACGATAGCCAAGCGCTGAGTTGCACATACGGCTGAATGTAGCAATATTTAGATGctttatgaggtttgcacttcgacctcaagGTCTTTTGTGACCTCTACTCATCACATTATCTCATTTAGACCTACTCCCCTATTAAACCCTGGATGGAGCTGGGTTGGagtgagcgtatgtgcctttcttctggctgcagttgACCAAGATGTCTCATCCTTCTctgcgctatagcgctgcattccaggagaaggtgcattggagtctcctgatgttggtcgcagaaacgacaagagtccgTAGACCAAATTCCGATCATTTCCAGATGACTtcgcagtctgcagtggcctgtgagaatgcACGCTTGGCTGAATGCTGAATAACTATGTAGATTAAGCGGTGTCAGCTCAAGCTTTAGTTCCATCGCAGCAGTAGGGCAGGTCCGCATCGCCCCGTTATTTAGTACTACAGTCAACTAAGATTCACAAGCCGGTGCTATTTCCAAATCGGTCAAGGTTTCGTCATAAATATTAAATCCGCAAAAAAGATCTTAAGATCGGGGTGCAAACCTCTTTGTGTTCTAAATCCGTTCACTGTCGAGTTTTTTCCTATAGTCCTTAGAACTGCTTTAGCCGCATGGCATACTGCAACTTAGTCGCAGTCTCACTTATACCGTAGACCCAATATTGCATTTGTGCTTTTTGGAATCACGAAGTGTTGTTATTGGCAGTAATATTAAGAGACAAATGTCTAAGgctttaaatattttcccaCCTCCGGCATTTcccattttatttgaatattttactgTCTACATTCCATGGCCACAGGTTCAGCTCATTGATTCTCTTGCAATCGCGTCTTACCTCCAATGAACCCTTCAACCAAACATCATGCGTTGAACCCACTAAATCTCCCACTCTTTCAGCTGGGAAGCTGTAAAACGCATAAGTGccgctaaacatttttatatctttCAAAGGATTCTGTTCTATCCCATATTCTTACTGTATTTGTAGTGTATGCGCTATCGTTTTAAGTTCCATTTGAACGCACTCATATTAGCATTTCCTATGCAAACCGAATCCACATTAAAATGTACGACATGCTTGCACAGCCCAACTAAGCTGGCCAAGATATTCCTAcaccatttcatttttattatgaatatttttttgcgtAAAAAAGAAACTGATTTGCATGCCATGAAAGTTCCTTATCATAGCTCGAACAGACATTtatggatatacatacatacttacatctgTGGAAGGGCCGGAAGAAGAACGTAAGAAATACACTGTGGGTAAGTGTGGGACTGGCTACTTGTGAGGGGACGCCTGAGAGTAGTGCCTGtacaactatgtatgtatatgtatgcaaataactTCAGAGTAAGCCACTGGGCAAATGCTGTGAAAGTAGAATGTACCAGATTAGCAGCGAATTCAAAAATCATAGTCATCAGCAAATATATTtcgaaagataaaaaataaagttaaattttaagTATACCCAAATTAGTAAAGAGGACGAAAAACTTATGCTATTCTGAATCAAATAATCGAGTGAATTTGTGCGGCACTGCAATACGGTTGCATCGGGTATGAAACCCATTCTttttgcgtacaatttttgcgcaaatggtttaaaactgctttatgctcgatctttagctcctgggcgatgctacgactgctAACATTCCGgtcaactttgattatttctgtgattttagcgacattttttttaacatcaaaaatgcctgaacggaatcgacgaaacccaaat from Anastrepha ludens isolate Willacy chromosome 5, idAnaLude1.1, whole genome shotgun sequence includes these protein-coding regions:
- the LOC128865285 gene encoding odorant receptor 74a, producing MLYRPRLSNGKYISLSWPITAYRLLNNICWPLRDDASLLEWLFDRFCWVLCFIIFIQHNDAELRYMIVNKNNLDLMLICGPTYLILIEIHIRAFQLGLNKEGFKRFLQRFYAEIYIDKPTHPKHYAKIQQRLRPIWFYSALYFSTLFSYVIIPLTNFFNDTKAPLYKMYYPFDITPYPIYIVVILSNIWVGYTVISMIAGEDNIISEVLLHLNGRFVLLQQKLQEDTERLLHEADGKNIADELSRHIVEATRENVRLYKFCEDLEREFSFRIFISLSFSAALLCVLGFKVFTNPMDSFGFIFWICAKILEMLLIGQLGSTLIATTNQISSAFYESNWERVIQKSTDSYANVRLMKLLLLAIGTSQKPFVLTGFKYFSVSLTAVLKILQGAGSYFTFLTSMR